Within Deltaproteobacteria bacterium, the genomic segment ATACAGTTCTCCGCCTTCTACGTCCTTCTCGCGGAGTTGTACGGCGCGCACCCCTCCATCAAGCGCTGCGTGGACGACATCAACAAGTGGTCGTCCAGCGGTCTGTTTGCGGTCGGTGACAAAGTAGAGCTGAAAATCAATCAAGGGGATTCTGAGGATAGTGCTTTTCTCCTCGTTCGCCCTTCGACCTCCCCTTCGACAAGCTCAGGGTACGCTCAGGACGAACGGAGGTGCACTTCATTAGTCTTATTCAATCCGCCCATCCATTGGGCTCGACGCTGACGCATACAGCTTCTTCGGCATGCGTCCGGCCAGATAGGCTTTGCGACCCGCTTCAACACCAAGCCGCATCGCTTCTGCCATCAAGATTGGATCTTTAGCCTCGGCAATGGCGGTGTTCATTAGCACGGCATCACAGCCCATTTCTAATGCAACAGCTGCATCAGATGCTGTTCCGACTCCAGCATCGACAATCACCGGTATCTTACTATGTTCGAGGATGATACGTAGATTATATGGATTGCGAATGCCCAGACCCGAACCAATCGGCGCTGCCAACGGCATTACTGCGGCACACCCAATATCCTCCAGTTTCTTGCAAGAGATCGGATCATCCAGCACGTAGGGAAGCACGATGAAGCCCTCTTTGATGAGAACCTTGGCGGCTTCGAGCGTTCCTGGAATGTCAGGGAACAAGGTGCGTTGGTCACCGATCACTTCGAGTTTGACCATGTTGCCAACGCCGGCCTCACGTGCCAGGCGACAAGTGCGCACTGCGTCCTCGGCGGTGTAGCAGCCTGCAGTGTTGGGCAAGATAGTGTACTTCTTTGGATCAATGTAATCGAGCAGATTTTCTTTATTCGGGTCGGTGATGTTCACGCGCCGCACGGCGACAGTGACAATCTCAGCGCCAGACGCTTCGACTGCACGTTTGTTTTCGGCGAAATCTTTGTACTTCCCGGTACCAACAATGAGCCGCGAGTGATATTCTTTGCCAGCGAGGACAAACGGATCTTTCATAGTTCTGCCCTTTGCACTTATCCCCCACCAACAAAGTGCACGATTTCGATGTGATCTCCAGGCTGAATTCGATACGTCACATACTCGTCGCGGGGGAGAATGTCACGGTTGACTTCAACGGCAATGCGTTTCTTTCCTAACCCAAGTTCGTCGACCAAGTCTGCAATTGTGCTGCCTTCACGGCAGGTTCGCTCTTCACCGTTGAGTGTTACCGTCATGGCGTTTCACCATAATCTGTTCAATTTCTCTTTACAACCCTAGAGCCTTTTGTTATGTCGCCTTCTCTATCATTTCTTCATGATGCATATTCCCCTTCAACTTTTGCAAGGAGTTCAGCATGGCTACAGTTCGTCGTGCACTTATTAGTGTGAGCGACAAGCGTGGAGTTGTCGAGTTCGCCAAAGGCTTGGCTGCACTTGGTATCGAGATTCTTTCTACAGGTGGAACAGCAAAGTCTCTCGGCGATGCTGGGGTGCCAGTCGTTCCAGTCGAGAACTTCACTGGCTTTCCAGAGATGCTTGATGGCCGTGTCAAAACCCTACACCCAAAGATTCATGCTGGCATTCTGCATCGACGCGAAGACCCAGCCCATGTGCAGACGATGCAAACGCACGGCTTGAAAGCGATCGACTTAGTTGTCGTTAACCTCTATCCCTTTGAACAGACCGTTGCTCGACCAGACTGCTCTTTTGCTGATGCGATTGAGAACATCGACATCGGCGGCCCGTCGTTGTTACGCGCTGCAGCAAAAAACCACGCTGACGTTGGCATCATCACCGATCCAGAGGATTACCCGAGCATCTTACAAACGTTGCAAACACAAGGGGGATTATCTGCAGAACAGAAACTGGTATTAGCCAAAAAGGCGTTTCGCATGACTGCTCGTTACGATGGTGCGATTGCAGATTATCTCGGTAGTCTTGATGCTGAAGGTAAACGCGTGCCCTTTGGTGAAACTCTGCATCTGCAATATGCCAAGGTGCAAGACCTTCGCTACGGTGAGAACCCGCATCAGTCCGCAGCTTTCTACCGTCGACGTGAGATCAACGAGTCCTGCATCGCCAACGCGCGGCAACTGCAAGGCAAAGAACTCTCGTTTAACAACATCGTCGATGCCAATGCTGCCTTCGAGTTGCTCAAAGAATTCGATGAGATTGCCGCCGTTGCAATTAAGCATACCAACCCCTGTGGTGTCGCAACCTCGACCACTTCTCTCGCTGATGCGTTTCGTAAAGCGCGTGCGTGCGATCCGGTGTCGATCTTCGGTGGTATTGTTGGTCTGAATCGCGAGGTTGATGAAGAAACCGCGCAGGAAGTTCTTAACCTCTACAAAGAAGGCTTCATCGAGATTTTGCTGGCACCGCAGTATTCCCCACAAGCGCTTGAACTCCTTGCCTCCTCGAAACGATTACTCAACATTCGCCTGATGGAAATTCCCACTATCACCAATCCGCAACCGGAACGGTTTGAAGTGAAGTCAGTGGTCGGTAGCATGTTACTACAGGATCGCGATTTTGGTCGCGTGCGGGTCGAAGACTGTCAAGTTGTCACCAAAAGAAAGCCGACCGCGGAGGAATATCGCGCGTTGCACTTTGCTTGGCGGGTAACCAAACATGTGAAATCAAATGCCATCGTTCTCGCGCGGGATGGCCAAGTCATCGGCGTCGGCGCTGGACAAATGAGTCGAGTGGACTCTGCCAAAATTGCTGTCTCGCGTGCGCGTGACCTTGGACTCGATCCCAAGGGAACAGTCATTGGCTCTGATGCCTTCTTCCCCTTTCCGGATGGACTTGAAGTCTGCGCACGCGCAGGTGCAACTGCAGCAATTCAGCCCGGTGGCAGTTTACGAGACAAAGAAGTAATCGCTGCTGCAGATGATAATGGCATGGCAATGATTGTTACTGGGATGAGGCATTTCAGACATTAAAACGTAACCACCCACCCCTTCCCTTTACGTTTTACGCTTTACGTTTTACGAATGAGTTCATTATGAAAGTCCTCGTTATCGGCAGCGGCGGTCGTGAACACGCACTGGTGTGGAAACTCCGGCAGAGTCCGCGCGTCAGCAAAATTTACTGTGCACCGGGTAACGCTGGCATCAGTGAGCTAGCGGAACTCGTTCCTCTGCAACCAGAGGATATTCACGGACTGCGTCGCTTCGCCGCACAAGAGTACATTGGCCTGACTGTTGTTGGACCAGAAGTACCATTGAGCTTAGGCTTGGTCGACGAATTCGAAGCGCACGGCTTGCGTGCATTTGGCCCAAATAAACAAGCAGCTCAACTCGAAGTGAGTAAAGCGTTTGCTAAAGATCTGATGCGACGTGAACACGTGCCCACCGCATACTTTGGCAGCTTTACTGATCCAGACGAAGCCCTACGTTATGTTGATGAGGTCGGTGCCCCTATTGTTGTCAAAGCCGATGGTCTCGCGGCAGGGAAAGGCGTCATCATCTGCGCGACTACTCGTGAAGCGCACGAAGCAATCAACGAGATTATGTGCGGTCGGATCTTTGGTAACGCGGGGGACCGTGTGGTCGTGGAAGAATTTCTCGAAGGAGAAGAAGCCTCATTTTTGGCCTTTACGGACGGGCAGACAGTGCTGCCTTTATCATCAGCGCAAGATCACAAGCGCGTGTTTGATGACGACCAAGGGCCGAATACTGGTGGCATGGGTGCCTATTCGCCAGCACCGATTGTTACCCCAGCAGTCACTGAACGGGTTATGCAGGAAGTGATGTATCCCATCGTCACAGGTTTACAACGCCGTGGGATTACCTACAAAGGGATTTTGTACGCCGGGCTCATGATCAATAAAGACACACTGAAAGTATTGGAGTTTAACGTTCGTTTCGGTGACCCCGAGTGCCAGCCACTGATGCTCCGCCTCAAGAGTGACCTCGTAGACGTCATGGACGCAGTCATTGAGCAACGCTTGGCGGATATTTCACTGCTCTGGGACGAGCGCCCGGCAGTGTGTGTTGTTCTTGCCTCTGGGGGATATCCGGGAAAGTATGAAACCGGGCAAATCATTTCTGGGCTTGAGTCATTGCACCACTGGAACGATGGAGTTGTGTTTCATGCGGGCACTGCCTTTTCTAATCATCAGTATGTCACCAAGGGCGGCAGAGTCCTGGGCGTAACTGCCACTGGCCACGATATTCGTAATGCAATCTCAACCGCCTATGCAGGGGTACAAAAAATAACCTGGCTCAACATGCATTATCGCCGAGACATTGGCCAACGCGCCGTGCAGCATCTCACTGACAAACCCCTTTCCTAGTTTTCCTTGCTCAATTCTTTCTGGTTTCGTACAGTACACCTATGGCACTTATTCGTCCGTTTCGCGGGATACGGTATAATCCCGCCATTACTGGAGATCTCAGCCAACTTGCCTCTCCCCCCTATGATGTGATTTCTCGTGAGCAACAAACTGAGCTGCATCTGCGCAGCCCGTATAATGCGATTCACGTCGATTTGAGTCAGGACCCGGATCGGTACGGATCAGCCGCCCAGCGGTTTCGCGAGTGGCAACAACAGCACGTGCTCGTACCAGACACAGAACCGTCACTCTACTTCTATGCGCAAGAATTTACACTCAAAGATGGGGTGAAACGTCGACGACTCGGTGTATTCGCTGCGCTAAAACTTGAAGAGTTTTCTTCTGGTGTTGTACGACCGCATGAACGGACCTTTGAGGGTGCGAAGAAAGATCGGCTCGCGCTCCTTACCGCCTGCCAGGCTCACCTCAGTTCAGTCTTCTGTGTGTACGGCAAGCGCGACTGGTCGTTAGCGCAGGTTGCAGGCCATGCACTTTCAGCCCCTCCGCTTGCATCATTTACCGATGAGCATGACGTGACTCATACGCTATGGCGAACTTCAAACCCTGCACTGATCGCTGCAGTTGCAGAAGGCATCGCTCCAGAGTCATTGATTATTGCCGACGGGCATCATCGTTACGAAACCGCGCTACGCTATCGTCAAGAACGCGCAGCTCAGGGCCGAGCGAGTGACAATGAACCGTATGATTACGTGTTGGCTTTTTTGACCAATGCCTATGATGAAGGGCTGGTGATTCTTCCAACCCATCGACTGTTAAAAAACACCACGATCCCAAGCCCGCAGAATCTCCAGGCAGTCCTGAAGCGAGACTTTCGTATTGCCCGGTATGCGCTCGATAAGGCCGGGGATTTCCTTGCTGCCCTTCGTGCACCAGGGCCAGAGCGGCGGATTGGCTGCGTAGTCGCCGGGGCAAGTCACTATTGGTTATTGTCGTTTGACGATCGCGTTACCGCCGGGATGCCGTTGTCGATTCCCCTGCGTGCACTTGATGTCACCGTCTTGCACGAAGTGATCCTGACACGATTTTTTGGCCTGCCTGCAGAACTGCAAAAACAAGCCCTTTCGTACACCATCGATGAAGAAGAGGCCCTACGTGGAGTTGCTGAACGTCGAACCCAAGCGGCGTTTCTCCTCAATCCCACACCGTTTGAGCAGGTTGTCGCGGTGTGTGAGCAAGGGGAGACGATGTCGCAAAAATCGACCTACTTCTACCCCAAGCTACTCACCGGGCTGGTGTTCTATCAGTTATAAGCGAGACGGCTACGAAGCAGACTAGCGTCGCCCGCCACCAGAAAAACCACCGGGGCGACGCTCTGGTGGTCGCGCTTCGTTCACTTTCAAGATTCGTCCCAGTGCCTCACGCCCATCAAAGCGTTTAATCGCAGCGGAGGCCTCGTCTTTCGATCCCATGTCAACGAAGGCAAACCCTTTTGACTGACCAGTTGCCCGATCCATCATGATGCTCACAGAAGTCACTTTTCCGGATTCAGAGAAAAGTTTTTCGAGTTCTGCATTCGTTGCCGTGTAGGGCAAATTGCCGACGAAGAGTCGTACACCTGACGTACGAACTGCCGAAGACGCAGGACGGTCACTTCCACCACCGGAAGAAGAACTCGGTGAGAAGGGACGGCGGGTATCTTCCCGAGGAGCCCCCATTCCTCGCACGGGATTGGCTTCGTTCACAGTGAGCGTTTGTCCATCAAGAGAAGACCCATGCAGTGCAGAAATCGCTGCACGGGCCGCATCGCCGGACTCCATTTCGACAAACCCAAACCCACGTGAACGCCCAGTGGTCGGATCAGTCATGAGATCAGCGGAAACAATTGTACCAAAAGGAGTGAACAAATCTTCAAGCTCTGGGAAACAAAGCTGGGGGGGAAGATTACCGACAAAAAGTCTAACGCCCAATGCAACCTCCAAATGCGGAATATAAAAGCAAAACCCCCCACCACAACATATGCAGTGAGGGGTTCTTTGTTCAGTTCTCAGTTCTTTTTATCGTCTGCCATACTATCGGCCGTTATGTATGCTGGCTTGTTGGGGAATCATTTACCAACGACGCTCACGATCGCCGCGGTCACCACCACGGCCACCGCCGCCACCAAAGCCACCACGACCACCACGACCACCGCCACCACCGCCACCACCGCCGCCACCAAAACCACCACGGCCACCACCACCGGAGCGGGGCTCTTGAGGTTTCGCCTCATTCACCGTTAACGGACGGCCCTGCATTTCGTGCCCATTAAAGCGTTCGATCGCGTTCTGTGCCTCGTCATTATTGGTCATTTCAACAAAACCAAAACCCCGAGAGCGGCCAGTAAACTTATCTGTGATAATGTTCACGGACGAAACCGCACCGACCTGACCGAAAAGCGACTCGAGCTCTGCGGGGGTCGTACTAAAGGGCAAATTTCCCACGAACAACTTCATTGCCATGACTCACCTCCATCGGTGCAAAAAAAAGGCCCCCTCAACCCATGAGCGGGTTCAGGGGGCCTAAACTCTCGAACCGACTCACTCCAAACGAACGGCACGAACCGAACAACGCGCACACACGACTGCCTATTACTCCAGCGACCTTAGCAAATTCTTCTTTCCAAAACAATAAAGAGAAATAAGAAAAGTGCCACGAGAAAACCGTGAGAGGTGGACAGGAAATACCTGGGGATATTTTTGACCTGTGGGTACTTGCTGTTCTATGGACACTGAGCTTTCAGCACTCAGCTTTCAGCGGTCAGCCAGACCCTACTCACGCCAATCGACAAGCATTTAGCAATCAGGTCTCCGTGAGTAGCATCCAATAACCAGCACGCAGTTTCTTTAAGGCCTTTTTGTTCTCGATCTTTTGGCTGATTGCTGCAAGCTAAGTGCCCAATTTACGTACATGCCAGTAGCGCATGACGCAGCGCATCACGGTCAAACCCCTTGCCAATGACCACCAGGTGTTCTGGAGGCTCAGGGAGAAGATCAATCCATTCAATATCAAAGTCCCCGTTCACGAATTGGAACATCCACTGTTCCGGTGAATCAGTAAAACGGACAAATCCCTTAGCACGCCACACTGTCGCCGGGAATGAACGTACGCATTTCTCGAACTGTGCTCGCACAAAAGGCTGCGCACAGAGAACCGTCATAGTATGAAAATGATCATGCACGGCAACTAAAGGAGTTCGCTCACTCGGACGAGGAATTTCCCCAGCATGACTTAACAATTGCTCGTACGCGATGCGCCCGCGTTCCGTGTAGAAGAGCACTGCTCGCGGATTGATGGCTCGTACTTGCGCCGCAATATCATCCAACATCGACGGTGAGGCGAGATCGCATTTGTTTACCACCACGAAATCGGCAAGTTCCGTTTGCTGGCGAATACCGGAATGGACGACTTCAGCAAAATGGGCGAAATTCACCGGATCTAAAACCGCAACCAGTGAAGCAACACGCACAAGCGGGAGGACCTCTTCTTTCGTCGCTTGATCAATAAGCTCAATGGGGTCGGCCAGCCCGGTCGCTTCGATGAAAATCACATCAGGTTTGTACGCAACAACATCGACTAAGGCGAGTCCTAGCGTTCCTCCGATCGTGCAACAGATACAACCATTGGTCATCTCACGGACTGTGTATCCCTGCCCACGCAAGAGTTCTCCATCGATGTTCACTTCGCCATATTCGTTCATCATGATGGCAGGCTTACGCCCATGCGCCAGGCAATAGTCAAGCAGATTTTGCAGGAGAGTGGTTTTCCCACTGCCAAGAAATCCCGAGATCAGATGGACCGGAATGCGACCACCTTCCGAAAAGACAATACGCTCTTTCACCTCGTCCATAGCCTTATGTTGTACTGCATGAAAAGATGCAAAGAAAAGTGGGGCAACAGTTCTTGTTTTTCTGCTTTGTCTTTTTTCCCTACAGCATGAAGCTTGTAGCCTCATGCCTCTCTTTCCCCTTTTACCATTTTCCCTTTTCCGTTATTGTTCCTCCATCCTGTTTCCAGGAGTGGTGTGGTGAACGAAGATACGCGTCCGCAAAAGTATGTGCTAGAGTCCGAAACTGAATTAACCCAACCTCGACGGTTTCTCATTGACTACCAGGCAGAACTGAATCCCTCACAATACGAAGCGGCAATTACCCATAAAGGTCCGATGCTCGTGCTCGCTGGCGCGGGGAGTGGGAAAACTCGCACTCTTGTCTTTCGTGTTGCCCGCATGGTTGAGGAAGGAATTGATCCCTCATCAATCCTGCTGATGACGTTTACTCGTCGTGCAGCCGAGGAAATGTTGGAACGCGCGGGAGCGTTACTGGGTGCGCAGTGTGATCGTGTTACTGGTGGCACCTTTCATTCGTTTGCTAATACCGTCTTGCGTCGTTACGCGCAGCTGCTCGGGTTCGCCAATTCTTTTACCATTTTAGATCGTGGCGATTCCGAGGATGTCATTAATCTCATCCGTTCTCGTCTTGGCCTAGAGAAAAAAGAGCGCCGCTTTCCCAAAAAGCAAACGATTATGGAAATTGTCAGCCTCTCGGCCAACAAGATGTGTAGTGTGGCCGAGACCCTGGATGATCAATATCCCCACTTATTCTCTGAACTCGAAGAGTTGCAGCAAATTGACCGGATGTATCGTCAGTATAAACACGAGCGTAGCTTGCTGGATTATGATGACCTGCTGACGAAGTTAAATGATTTGCTGCACAGTCACACCGAAGTCGCCGATCGCTTGTCGCACAGTTTTCGGTACATCATGGTCGACGAATATCAGGACACTAATCGCCTGCAGGCGGATATTATTCGTGCCCTTGCCCACGCTCATGACAATGTCATGGCCGTTGGTGACGATGCGCAGTCGATTTACAGCTTTCGTGGTGCGACGGTGCGCAACATTCTCGAATTTCCCAAGCTCTTCCCTGGAGCCAAGATCGTTAAACTCGAAGAGAATTATCGCAGCACCCAGCCGATTCTTGATCTCTCCAATCAAATTATTGTTGGCGCGAAAGATCAATACACCAAGAATCTCTTCACTAAACGGGATAAAGGAGTGAAGCCGGTTCTGGTTGAAGCTGAGAGCGAGCGCTATCAGTCGCGCTTTATCGCGCAGAAAATTTTGGAATTGCGAGAACAAGGCGTACCGCTGACAGAAATGGCCGTGCTCTTTCGCTCGAGTTTTCATTCGTTCGATCTCGAATTAGAGTTAGCGAAACGTAATCTGCCATTCATCAAACGTGGTGGGTTCAAGTTTATTGAAACGACGCACGTAAAAGACGTGCTCGCCCATCTACGTATTATTGCCAATCCACAAGATGCAGTATCGTGGAACCGCGTGATTCTCTTACTTGAAGGGATTGGGCCGAAAGGCGCAGAGAAAATCTTAGCACACGTAACCGCCGGGGAGAGCCCTGCCCAACAGTTGGTGACCTATCCTGGTAAAGGAGTGATTGGCGACGAGTTGCGGAGGCTGTCGGATCTTCTTATGGAAGTGAACGCGCCAGAGTCGAAACCAGCCGAACAAATGGAAGCGGTAGTGCGATACTACCAGCCGATTCTCAAACGCAATCATCGCGATGATGCCCCCAAGCGACAGAAAGACCTTGAGCATTTTATCGCCATCACTGAACGGTATACGAGTTTGGAGAAATTACTGGCTGACATGGCGTTGGAACCACCCAACAATAGCGTGGGAGATGTGCTCGCCACCGAACGTGAAGAAGAAGGGTTGCTCACGCTTTCCACTATCCACTCGGCAAAAGGTTTGGAGTGGCACTCAGTGTTTGTTATCTGGGCGACCGAAGGACGCTTTCCGTCGTTGTACAACAAAAACGATGATGAAATCGAAGAAGAGAGGCGTCTCATGTATGTAGCCGTGACGCGCGCGAAAGAGAAGCTGTTTATTTCCTATCCCATCAATGTCTTCGACAAAGCAACTGGCATGGTGTTGAGTAAACCGTCACGTTTTCTCGACGGTCTGTCGCGCAAAATCATCGAGCCGGTCTTCTTAATGGAAGACGATGACAGTCGCGACAACGCCTGGCGCTCCAATCGTTATGAAAACGGTGGAGGTGCAAACAGCCACTTTGGCAGCGGGAATCGTTTCGGCAACAATAACCGGGTTGGTTCAAGCCGACCAAGCGGCGGCAGTTGGCAACCGCCGCGCAAACGGACGTGGTAATACAACTTTAGAGTACAACCATTCGCCGATTCTCGATCCCGTTGCACTCCATCGAGGCTATATTGTCACAACCGATGCTCGCTGGGCATGCTGTTCCAGGAACGGACGTAGCGCAGATTTGAACGCTTCGGGTTTTTCGATGTTGGTGAGATGTCCGGCTTGCGGGATTGTGACTAACTCTGCGCCACGAATATTGGCAACCAGAAAATCTGACGCTGGTGGTGGCGTGACGACATCTTCATCGCCGACAATAACCAAGGTCGGCACGGTGATCTTGGGCAACACCGAGCGGAAGTCGGTGGTAACAATCGCATGTAGCGCTTGTTTGTACGGACCGGCTCGTAACGCAGAAAGTGAGGCGATAAGCTTCGCTCTTGCAGCTTCAGAGGCGCTTTTCCCCGCCAAGACTTGTACGACACCAGGAGCGATATCTGCGGGAGTCATGCCCTTTTCTAGTGGATCGAGTCGACGAGCAAGGAAGTCGCGTTTGGCTTCTTCTGAGGCAACACCAAAGCCCGCAGAGGTATCAACTAGTGATAACGTCGCGACCCGTTGTGAATAGCGATCATAGAAATCTTGGATAATCATCCCGCCCATCGACAAGCCAACCAGATGAGCGCGTTCAGCTTTGAAGTGATCCAGTAGACGATTGAGATCATCGGCATAATCGCTGAATTTCAAGGTTTGCGGAGGATCATCACTCGCGCCATAGCCACGTGCATCCCACGTCACTGCACAAAAGCGATCACCAAATTGATCAAGCTGTTCATACCAATTGGTACGATTCCCACCGATGCCGTGCAGAAACACAACTAGCGGGCCGTTGCCGTGCTTTTCATAGGCTATCGATACAGGACCAGCGGTACGTTGTACTTGGCGCATAGGGCCTCCTTTTTTCGTGGTGCGTCACGTATGTTGCGTATTGCGTGTTACGTGGACGATAAGACGCAACACGAATCACGCAACACGTTTCACGTTTTTACATCGTTTCCACCGTCTCAATCCCCAACAACTCTAGTCCTTTCTTAATGTAACGTGCCGTGAGATCGCAGAGGAGCAGCCGGGTAGGACGGACATCATCTGGAGCTTTGAGCACTGGGTGGGCTTGGTAGAACAAGTTGAACTTCGTCGCCAAGTCGAACAGGAAACCAGCGAGCATATTGGGCTTATAGGTACGCTCGACTTCCAGGAGTGTATCGCCAAAGCGGATCATCTGTTTGGCGAGGTCGAGTTCTTCTGGTGCGGTCAGTCGGACTTCCGTGTTCGGTTCTGGTTGCCATTGTTCAAGCTCGCCTCTGCGGAAGATCGAGCGAATACGTGCGTAGACGTATTGCAGATACGGTGCGGTATTGCCTTCCAAGGCAAGCATCTTATCCCAACTAAAGCGATAATCAGCCGTGCGGTTCTGCATGAGGTCGGCGTACTTCACTGCACCGATACCAACCACACGGGCGATATGCGCTTGCTCTTCTTCCGACAGGCTGGGGTTTTTGTCGCGCACGACGGCCCGAGCACGCTCCTCTGCTTCATCAAGTAAGGCTTCGAGTTTGATTGGTTCACCTTCACGGGTTTTGATTGGCCTTCCGTCTTCACCCAAAATCGTCCCGAAGCCGACGTGTTCTAAGGTCATCGAGTAGCCCCAGCGTTTGGCGGCAGCAAAGAGCTGGCGGAAATGGAGTTGCTGGCGGCTATCGACAACATAGATAATGCGATCAGGGTGAAAATTGTCCGCGCGGTATTTGATGGTCGCTAGATCGGTAGTGGCATAGAGAAAGGCCCCGTCTTGTTTCTGGATGAGAAAAGGCGTGCCGCTCAGTTCCGGGTCATCCGCATAGAAAATGCACATCGCGCCCTCACTGGGCTGGGCTAAGCCTTTGGCTTGTAAGTCTTGCACCACTTCTGGCAAAAGTGGATTGTAAAAGCTCTCCCCTAGCCAGTGATCAAATCGAATATGTAACCGTCCATAGACTCGCTCGAACACGGTACGCGAGACGGTAGAGAACTCTTTCCACAACGCC encodes:
- a CDS encoding thiazole synthase, which gives rise to MKDPFVLAGKEYHSRLIVGTGKYKDFAENKRAVEASGAEIVTVAVRRVNITDPNKENLLDYIDPKKYTILPNTAGCYTAEDAVRTCRLAREAGVGNMVKLEVIGDQRTLFPDIPGTLEAAKVLIKEGFIVLPYVLDDPISCKKLEDIGCAAVMPLAAPIGSGLGIRNPYNLRIILEHSKIPVIVDAGVGTASDAAVALEMGCDAVLMNTAIAEAKDPILMAEAMRLGVEAGRKAYLAGRMPKKLYASASSPMDGRIE
- the thiS gene encoding sulfur carrier protein ThiS, producing the protein MTVTLNGEERTCREGSTIADLVDELGLGKKRIAVEVNRDILPRDEYVTYRIQPGDHIEIVHFVGGG
- the purH gene encoding bifunctional phosphoribosylaminoimidazolecarboxamide formyltransferase/IMP cyclohydrolase, translated to MATVRRALISVSDKRGVVEFAKGLAALGIEILSTGGTAKSLGDAGVPVVPVENFTGFPEMLDGRVKTLHPKIHAGILHRREDPAHVQTMQTHGLKAIDLVVVNLYPFEQTVARPDCSFADAIENIDIGGPSLLRAAAKNHADVGIITDPEDYPSILQTLQTQGGLSAEQKLVLAKKAFRMTARYDGAIADYLGSLDAEGKRVPFGETLHLQYAKVQDLRYGENPHQSAAFYRRREINESCIANARQLQGKELSFNNIVDANAAFELLKEFDEIAAVAIKHTNPCGVATSTTSLADAFRKARACDPVSIFGGIVGLNREVDEETAQEVLNLYKEGFIEILLAPQYSPQALELLASSKRLLNIRLMEIPTITNPQPERFEVKSVVGSMLLQDRDFGRVRVEDCQVVTKRKPTAEEYRALHFAWRVTKHVKSNAIVLARDGQVIGVGAGQMSRVDSAKIAVSRARDLGLDPKGTVIGSDAFFPFPDGLEVCARAGATAAIQPGGSLRDKEVIAAADDNGMAMIVTGMRHFRH
- the purD gene encoding phosphoribosylamine--glycine ligase, producing MKVLVIGSGGREHALVWKLRQSPRVSKIYCAPGNAGISELAELVPLQPEDIHGLRRFAAQEYIGLTVVGPEVPLSLGLVDEFEAHGLRAFGPNKQAAQLEVSKAFAKDLMRREHVPTAYFGSFTDPDEALRYVDEVGAPIVVKADGLAAGKGVIICATTREAHEAINEIMCGRIFGNAGDRVVVEEFLEGEEASFLAFTDGQTVLPLSSAQDHKRVFDDDQGPNTGGMGAYSPAPIVTPAVTERVMQEVMYPIVTGLQRRGITYKGILYAGLMINKDTLKVLEFNVRFGDPECQPLMLRLKSDLVDVMDAVIEQRLADISLLWDERPAVCVVLASGGYPGKYETGQIISGLESLHHWNDGVVFHAGTAFSNHQYVTKGGRVLGVTATGHDIRNAISTAYAGVQKITWLNMHYRRDIGQRAVQHLTDKPLS
- a CDS encoding DUF1015 domain-containing protein: MALIRPFRGIRYNPAITGDLSQLASPPYDVISREQQTELHLRSPYNAIHVDLSQDPDRYGSAAQRFREWQQQHVLVPDTEPSLYFYAQEFTLKDGVKRRRLGVFAALKLEEFSSGVVRPHERTFEGAKKDRLALLTACQAHLSSVFCVYGKRDWSLAQVAGHALSAPPLASFTDEHDVTHTLWRTSNPALIAAVAEGIAPESLIIADGHHRYETALRYRQERAAQGRASDNEPYDYVLAFLTNAYDEGLVILPTHRLLKNTTIPSPQNLQAVLKRDFRIARYALDKAGDFLAALRAPGPERRIGCVVAGASHYWLLSFDDRVTAGMPLSIPLRALDVTVLHEVILTRFFGLPAELQKQALSYTIDEEEALRGVAERRTQAAFLLNPTPFEQVVAVCEQGETMSQKSTYFYPKLLTGLVFYQL
- a CDS encoding RNA-binding protein, whose product is MGAPREDTRRPFSPSSSSGGGSDRPASSAVRTSGVRLFVGNLPYTATNAELEKLFSESGKVTSVSIMMDRATGQSKGFAFVDMGSKDEASAAIKRFDGREALGRILKVNEARPPERRPGGFSGGGRR
- a CDS encoding RNA-binding protein, whose product is MAMKLFVGNLPFSTTPAELESLFGQVGAVSSVNIITDKFTGRSRGFGFVEMTNNDEAQNAIERFNGHEMQGRPLTVNEAKPQEPRSGGGGRGGFGGGGGGGGGGGRGGRGGFGGGGGRGGDRGDRERRW
- a CDS encoding GTP-binding protein; this translates as MRLQASCCREKRQSRKTRTVAPLFFASFHAVQHKAMDEVKERIVFSEGGRIPVHLISGFLGSGKTTLLQNLLDYCLAHGRKPAIMMNEYGEVNIDGELLRGQGYTVREMTNGCICCTIGGTLGLALVDVVAYKPDVIFIEATGLADPIELIDQATKEEVLPLVRVASLVAVLDPVNFAHFAEVVHSGIRQQTELADFVVVNKCDLASPSMLDDIAAQVRAINPRAVLFYTERGRIAYEQLLSHAGEIPRPSERTPLVAVHDHFHTMTVLCAQPFVRAQFEKCVRSFPATVWRAKGFVRFTDSPEQWMFQFVNGDFDIEWIDLLPEPPEHLVVIGKGFDRDALRHALLACT